A region from the Sphaerodactylus townsendi isolate TG3544 linkage group LG01, MPM_Stown_v2.3, whole genome shotgun sequence genome encodes:
- the B4GAT1 gene encoding beta-1,4-glucuronyltransferase 1 — protein sequence MQCSCFQVLVAALALVAGLQLLYLALLSGLHGQDQRSRYAELFQGRQSLPIDGHKERLKKVLASGGSLDDSGQYRIYQDMLHGTWDGERSQDVVLVTHTSLSNLHHTQQLVERWRGPLSVALFAPGFTEVRLATVMVYALAALCAPVRQLVRLHLVCHANQVAAFPELEDHDEFAQLQACEDVFAKLAQVGAGRRNYAMDVANASYPNNLLRNVARRAVGGHWMLVVDVDMVPSEGLREAFLALPRVAYEGMLEVLVVPAFEIRHTRRIPGSKMELLQLYQVGEIRPFYEELCPRCQAPTNYSHWLNLPVSSPLRVAYEVEWRDPWEPFYIGSSSVPSYDERFKQYGFNRISQACELHVAGYRFLVLSNAFLVHKGFKVASEFHAQKDAENQRNKVLFRQFKQELKIRYSTSSRRC from the exons ATGCAGTGCTCATGCTTCCAGGTGCTGGTGGCAGCGCTGGCACTTGTGGCCGGCTTGCAGCTGCTGTATTTGGCCCTGCTGTCAGGATTGCATGGACAGGATCAACGGTCCCGCTATGCAGAGCTTTTCCAAGGGCGCCAGTCTTTGCCCATCGATGGGCACAAGGAGAGACTCAAGAAGGTGCTGGCCAGCGGCGGCAGCCTGGATGACAGTGGACAGTACCGCATCTACCAGGACATGTTACATGGTACCTGGGATGGTGAGCGCAGCCAGGATGTGGTGCTGGTCACCCACACCAGTCTCAGCAACTTGCATCACACTCAGCAACTGGTGGAACGCTGGAGAGGCCCGCTTTCAGTGGCCCTCTTTGCTCCAGGCTTCACTGAAGTCCGCCTGGCCACAGTGATGGTGTATGCGCTAGCAGCCCTATGTGCACCTGTCCGTCAGCTGGTTCGCCTCCACCTGGTGTGCCACGCCAATCAAGTGGCTGCCTTCCCCGAACTGGAGGATCATGATGAATTTGCCCAGCTCCAAGCCTGTGAAGATGTCTTTGCCAAGCTGGCACAGGTCGGGGCTGGGCGGCGTAATTATGCCATGGATGTTGCTAATGCTTCCTATCCCAACAACTTGCTTCGCAACGTAGCACGGAGGGCTGTCGGTGGGCACTGGATGCTGGTGGTGGACGTGGACATGGTGCCCAGTGAGGGGCTacgggaagcctttctggcattaCCCAGAGTCGCTTATGAGGGGATGCTAGAAGTCCTCGTTGTGCCCGCTTTTGAAATCCGCCATACTCGCCGCATCCCTGGCAGCAAAATGGAACTGCTGCAGCTGTACCAAGTTGGTGAGATCCGACCTTTCTATGAAGAGCTGTGCCCCAGATGCCAGGCACCCACCAACTACTCCCACTGGCTAAATCTTCCAGTGAGTAGCCCCCTGCGAGTGGCCTATGAGGTCGAGTGGAGGGACCCATGGGAACCCTTCTACATTGGTTCTAGTTCTGTACCATCCTATGATGAACGCTTCAAGCAGTATGGCTTCAACCGCATCAGTCAG GCTTGTGAGCTCCATGTGGCCGGGTACCGTTTCTTGGTGCTAAGCAACGCATTTCTGGTGCACAAGGGCTTCAAGGTGGCCAGTGAGTTCCATGCACAAAAGGATGCTGAAAACCAGCGCAACAAGGTGCTCTTTCGACAATTCAAGCAGGAACTCAAGATCAGATATTCCACCTCGTCAAGACGGTGTTGA